Proteins found in one Lepeophtheirus salmonis chromosome 9, UVic_Lsal_1.4, whole genome shotgun sequence genomic segment:
- the LOC121124005 gene encoding LOW QUALITY PROTEIN: hepatic leukemia factor (The sequence of the model RefSeq protein was modified relative to this genomic sequence to represent the inferred CDS: deleted 2 bases in 2 codons): MSNIQRSHVTVPVGDQLSSIKDILEKVNLFSFPADEAKKKDEISIQPDPKDAYLGPKFWDKPITLDSLSEMDEPEFSVMNFNEFLIENDLTMSGSNSDNVMDSSSTHHDDDEDDEDEEEEEEAMTFQDAQKSKGNDDSDTAKTTNNKKKQLFDNDENASFLYVESKRARLEREAEEKRRKKAEEEANLEVSFDPKELSLATIPGSTFDPRKCAFSSDDLKPQPIIRKRKKDFVPTDKKDDHYWEKRKRNNQSARRSREARRLKENQIALRASFLEKENFKLRVSNKELKEENLNLKDTISFLRDKLSAMEK; this comes from the exons ATGTCGAATATTCAGCGAAGTCATGTAACGGTGCCTGTTGGGGATCAACTATCATCTATCAAGGACATCTTGGAAAAAGTCAATCTCTTTTCCTTCCCAGCTGATGAGGCcaagaaaaaagatgaaatttctATTCAACCCGATCCAAAAGATGCATATCTGGGCCCCAAATTTTGGGATAAACCCATTACGTTGGACTCCCTCTCTGAAATGGATGAGCCGGAGTTTAGTGTGATGAATTTTAATGAATTCTTGATTGAGAATGATTTGACGATGTCTGGATCCAACTCTGACAATGTCATGGATAGCTCTTCCACTCatcatgatgatgatgaagacgatgaggatgaagaagaagaagaggaagcCATGACTTTCCAAGATGCTCAAAAGTCCAAAGGCAATGACGACTCAGACACTGCAAAGACTACAAACAATAAGAAGAAACAATTATTCGACAATGATGAAAATGCCTCATTTCTCTATGTGGAGAGCAAAAGAGCTCGACTTGAGAGAGAGGCTGAAGAA AAACGTCGTAAGAAGGCAGAGGAGGAAGCTAATTTGGAGGTATCCTTTGATCCCAAGGAGCTATCCCTTGCAACAATCCCTGGCTCAACTTTCGATCCTCGTAAATGCGCTTTTTCCTCTGATGATTTGAAGCCTCAGCCCATTATACGGAAGAGGAAGAAGGATTTTGTTCCAACGGATAAGAAAGATGATCACtattgggaa aaaagaaagaggaatAATCAGTCTGCACGTCGTTCTCGTGAGGCTCGGCGACTCAAGGAAAATCAAATTGCACTTCGTGCCTCCTTTCTTgagaaagaaaattttaagTTGCGAGTTTCGAATAAGGAGTTGAAGGAGGAAAATCTTAACCTCAAAGATACTATTTCCTTTCTCAGAGACAAATTGAGCGCCATGGAAAAATGA
- the LOC121124006 gene encoding UPF0598 protein CG30010 has translation MLFQRLLRKTLIPDICRRYFYEQGQISSSDNVREYFYFIDHQGMLFLDDAKMKNFTSCFKEKHFLSFFFRRIKKNTTGKYLENGFNFISPCGPEINFIRCEDTPIVFTHIVPDDDEDLLLYNHGNEKLNVSFNPENIYMVPSSGRIYYPTQSKKKFGPAGLISDKLSIAWNEEERFIFKYGDNGPPSHFRWRGTVHKLNKSLAPELKN, from the exons ATGTTATTTCAAAGACTTTTAAGAAAGACGTTGATTCCAGATATCTGTAGACGATATTTCTATGAGCAAGGACAGATTTCTAGTTCGGATAATGTTAGAGAGTATTTCTATTTCATTGATCATCAAGGAATG CTCTTTCTTGACGatgcaaaaatgaaaaactttactTCTTGTTTTAAAG AAAAACATttcctctcatttttttttcgacgAATCAAGAAGAATACTACAGGCAAGTATCTGGAGAATggctttaattttatatctccCTGTGGAcctgaaataaattttattcgaTGTGAAGATACACCCATTGTGTTTACTCATATTG TGCCAGATGATGATGAAGATTTGCTTTTATATAACCATggaaatgaaaagttaaatgTAAGCTTTAATCCGGAGAATATTTATATGGTACCCTCTTCGGGTCGGATATACTATCCcacacaaagtaaaaaaaagtttggtccAGCTGGATTAATATCCGATAAACTCTCCATTGCCTGGAATGAAGAAGAGagattcattttcaaatatggaGATAATGGACCCCCATCCCACTTTAGGTGGAGGGGCACAGTGCACAAATTGAACAAATCACTTGCCCCTGAGTTGAAAAATtag